The Canis aureus isolate CA01 chromosome 9, VMU_Caureus_v.1.0, whole genome shotgun sequence genome has a segment encoding these proteins:
- the RDH11 gene encoding retinol dehydrogenase 11 isoform X2: protein MITFLLLLLLLLPLFLYIAAPQIRKILSRGVCTSTVQLPGKVAVVTGANTGIGKETAKELAQRGARVYLACRDVLKGELVAREIQTMTGNKQVLVRKLDLADTKSIRAFAKGFLAEEKHLHILINNAGVMMCPYTKTVDGFEMHMGVNHLGHFLLTHLLLEKLKESAPSRIVNVSSLAHHLGRIHFHDLQGEKFYNSGLAYCHSKLANILFTQELARRLKGSGITAYSVHPGTVKSELVRHSPFMKWMWWLFSFFIKTPQQGAQTSLYCAITEGLEVLSGHHFRDTEKEREAETRAEGEAGSMQGA, encoded by the exons ATGATCAcgttcctgctcctgctcctccttcttctccccctttTCCTGTACATCGCTGCACCCCAAATCAG GAAAATACTATCTAGGGGTGTGTGTACATCAACTGTCCAACTTCCTGGGAAGGTAGCTGTGGTCACTGGAGCCAACACAGGCATTGGAAAGGAGACAGCAAAAGAGCTGGCTCAAAGAG GAGCCCGTGTATATTTAGCATGCCGGGATGTGCTAAAGGGGGAACTGGTGGCCCGAGAGATCCAGACCATGACAGGGAACAAACAGGTCTTAGTGCGGAAACTGGACTTGGCTGATACGAAATCTATTAGAGCCTTTGCTAAAGGCTTCTTAGCAG AGGAAAAGCATCTTCACATTTTGATCAACAATGCAGGAGTGATGATGTGTCCCTACACTAAGACAGTAGATGGCTTTGAGATGCACATGGGTGTCAACCACTTGG GTCACTTCCTCTTGACCCACCTGCTGCTAGAGAAGCTGAAGGAGTCAGCCCCATCAAGGATAGTGAATGTGTCTTCCCTAGCACATCACCTGGGAAGGATCCACTTCCATGACCTACAGGGCGAGAAATTCTATAATTCAGGTCTGGCCTACTGTCACAGCAAGTTAGCCAACATTCTCTTCACCCAAGAACTGGCTCGGAGGCTCAAAG gctctggcATTACAGCGTACTCTGTACACCCTGGCACAGTCAAATCTGAACTGGTTCGGCACTCACCTTTCATGAAATGGATGTGGtggcttttctccttcttcatcaAGACCCCTCAACAGGGAGCGCAGACCAGCCTGTATTGTGCCATCACGGAAGGTCTTGAGGTTCTAAGTGGGCATCATTTCAg agacacagagaaagagagagaggcagagacacgggcagagggagaagcaggctccatgcagggagcctga
- the RDH11 gene encoding retinol dehydrogenase 11 isoform X1 has protein sequence MITFLLLLLLLLPLFLYIAAPQIRKILSRGVCTSTVQLPGKVAVVTGANTGIGKETAKELAQRGARVYLACRDVLKGELVAREIQTMTGNKQVLVRKLDLADTKSIRAFAKGFLAEEKHLHILINNAGVMMCPYTKTVDGFEMHMGVNHLGHFLLTHLLLEKLKESAPSRIVNVSSLAHHLGRIHFHDLQGEKFYNSGLAYCHSKLANILFTQELARRLKGSGITAYSVHPGTVKSELVRHSPFMKWMWWLFSFFIKTPQQGAQTSLYCAITEGLEVLSGHHFSDCSVAWVSAQARNETIARRLWDVSCDLLGIPID, from the exons ATGATCAcgttcctgctcctgctcctccttcttctccccctttTCCTGTACATCGCTGCACCCCAAATCAG GAAAATACTATCTAGGGGTGTGTGTACATCAACTGTCCAACTTCCTGGGAAGGTAGCTGTGGTCACTGGAGCCAACACAGGCATTGGAAAGGAGACAGCAAAAGAGCTGGCTCAAAGAG GAGCCCGTGTATATTTAGCATGCCGGGATGTGCTAAAGGGGGAACTGGTGGCCCGAGAGATCCAGACCATGACAGGGAACAAACAGGTCTTAGTGCGGAAACTGGACTTGGCTGATACGAAATCTATTAGAGCCTTTGCTAAAGGCTTCTTAGCAG AGGAAAAGCATCTTCACATTTTGATCAACAATGCAGGAGTGATGATGTGTCCCTACACTAAGACAGTAGATGGCTTTGAGATGCACATGGGTGTCAACCACTTGG GTCACTTCCTCTTGACCCACCTGCTGCTAGAGAAGCTGAAGGAGTCAGCCCCATCAAGGATAGTGAATGTGTCTTCCCTAGCACATCACCTGGGAAGGATCCACTTCCATGACCTACAGGGCGAGAAATTCTATAATTCAGGTCTGGCCTACTGTCACAGCAAGTTAGCCAACATTCTCTTCACCCAAGAACTGGCTCGGAGGCTCAAAG gctctggcATTACAGCGTACTCTGTACACCCTGGCACAGTCAAATCTGAACTGGTTCGGCACTCACCTTTCATGAAATGGATGTGGtggcttttctccttcttcatcaAGACCCCTCAACAGGGAGCGCAGACCAGCCTGTATTGTGCCATCACGGAAGGTCTTGAGGTTCTAAGTGGGCATCATTTCAg TGACTGCAGTGTGGCATGGGTCTCTGCCCAGGCTCGGAATGAGACAATAGCAAGGCGGCTATGGGATGTCAGCTGTGACCTGCTGGGCATCCCTATAGACTGA
- the RDH11 gene encoding retinol dehydrogenase 11 isoform X3 — protein MRKILSRGVCTSTVQLPGKVAVVTGANTGIGKETAKELAQRGARVYLACRDVLKGELVAREIQTMTGNKQVLVRKLDLADTKSIRAFAKGFLAEEKHLHILINNAGVMMCPYTKTVDGFEMHMGVNHLGHFLLTHLLLEKLKESAPSRIVNVSSLAHHLGRIHFHDLQGEKFYNSGLAYCHSKLANILFTQELARRLKGSGITAYSVHPGTVKSELVRHSPFMKWMWWLFSFFIKTPQQGAQTSLYCAITEGLEVLSGHHFSDCSVAWVSAQARNETIARRLWDVSCDLLGIPID, from the exons ATGCG GAAAATACTATCTAGGGGTGTGTGTACATCAACTGTCCAACTTCCTGGGAAGGTAGCTGTGGTCACTGGAGCCAACACAGGCATTGGAAAGGAGACAGCAAAAGAGCTGGCTCAAAGAG GAGCCCGTGTATATTTAGCATGCCGGGATGTGCTAAAGGGGGAACTGGTGGCCCGAGAGATCCAGACCATGACAGGGAACAAACAGGTCTTAGTGCGGAAACTGGACTTGGCTGATACGAAATCTATTAGAGCCTTTGCTAAAGGCTTCTTAGCAG AGGAAAAGCATCTTCACATTTTGATCAACAATGCAGGAGTGATGATGTGTCCCTACACTAAGACAGTAGATGGCTTTGAGATGCACATGGGTGTCAACCACTTGG GTCACTTCCTCTTGACCCACCTGCTGCTAGAGAAGCTGAAGGAGTCAGCCCCATCAAGGATAGTGAATGTGTCTTCCCTAGCACATCACCTGGGAAGGATCCACTTCCATGACCTACAGGGCGAGAAATTCTATAATTCAGGTCTGGCCTACTGTCACAGCAAGTTAGCCAACATTCTCTTCACCCAAGAACTGGCTCGGAGGCTCAAAG gctctggcATTACAGCGTACTCTGTACACCCTGGCACAGTCAAATCTGAACTGGTTCGGCACTCACCTTTCATGAAATGGATGTGGtggcttttctccttcttcatcaAGACCCCTCAACAGGGAGCGCAGACCAGCCTGTATTGTGCCATCACGGAAGGTCTTGAGGTTCTAAGTGGGCATCATTTCAg TGACTGCAGTGTGGCATGGGTCTCTGCCCAGGCTCGGAATGAGACAATAGCAAGGCGGCTATGGGATGTCAGCTGTGACCTGCTGGGCATCCCTATAGACTGA